One region of Anaeromyxobacter paludicola genomic DNA includes:
- a CDS encoding sigma-54-dependent transcriptional regulator, with product MTEPQQATSLRVLVADDERNIRATLAICLEGLGCAVRQAASGDAALEALRQEPIDLAFLDLRLGAESGLDLLPRLLAERPGLDVVIITAYATFDTAVEAVRRGARDYLPKPFTPAQIREVVQRVSHRRALERRLLDLEARLAEAAPEATLETASPKMRAALDLLSRAAASEAAVLLRGENGTGKGVLARALHALSPRRERPFVTVNCPTLSEELLASELFGHARGAFTGAVRDQPGRVEAAEGGTVFLDEISEIPPTLQAKLLRFLQEKRFERVGENRTRAADVRIVAATNRDLQAEVKAGRFREDLLYRLDVVELVVPPLRERPEDLLPLARRFVAFFARAEGRPTPELSPAAEKALSAYAWPGNVRELRNAIERALIVSPGQVLEPESFPERIAGHAAPAPALGGDFTAEEVEREHVLRVLARAPSQEEAARILGLDASTLWRKRKKWGR from the coding sequence ATGACCGAGCCCCAGCAGGCCACCTCCCTCCGGGTGCTCGTGGCCGACGACGAGCGGAACATCCGCGCCACCCTCGCCATCTGCCTCGAGGGGCTCGGCTGCGCCGTGCGCCAGGCCGCGAGCGGCGACGCCGCCCTGGAGGCGCTGCGGCAGGAGCCGATCGACCTCGCCTTCCTCGACCTCCGGCTCGGCGCCGAGAGCGGCCTCGACCTCCTGCCCCGGCTGCTCGCCGAGCGCCCCGGGCTCGACGTGGTGATCATCACCGCCTACGCCACCTTCGACACCGCGGTCGAGGCGGTGCGCCGCGGCGCCCGCGACTACCTGCCGAAGCCGTTCACCCCGGCGCAGATCCGCGAGGTGGTGCAGCGCGTCTCGCACCGGCGGGCGCTCGAGCGCCGCCTGCTCGACCTCGAGGCGCGGCTCGCGGAGGCGGCCCCTGAGGCCACCCTCGAGACCGCCTCGCCGAAGATGCGCGCCGCGCTCGACCTGCTCTCGCGCGCCGCGGCCTCGGAGGCGGCGGTGCTGCTGCGCGGCGAGAACGGCACCGGGAAGGGCGTCCTGGCCCGGGCGCTGCACGCCCTCTCCCCGCGGCGGGAGCGGCCCTTCGTCACCGTGAACTGCCCCACCCTCTCCGAGGAGCTGCTCGCGAGCGAGCTCTTCGGCCACGCCCGCGGCGCCTTCACCGGCGCGGTGCGCGACCAGCCCGGCCGCGTGGAGGCGGCCGAGGGCGGCACCGTGTTCCTCGACGAGATCTCCGAGATCCCGCCCACGCTCCAGGCGAAGCTGCTCCGGTTCCTGCAGGAGAAGCGGTTCGAGCGGGTGGGCGAGAACCGGACCCGGGCGGCCGACGTCCGCATCGTGGCCGCCACCAACCGAGACCTCCAGGCCGAGGTGAAGGCCGGCCGCTTCCGGGAGGACCTGCTCTACCGGCTCGACGTGGTGGAGCTCGTGGTGCCGCCGCTGCGCGAGCGCCCGGAGGACCTCCTGCCGCTGGCGCGCCGCTTCGTGGCCTTCTTCGCGCGGGCCGAGGGGCGGCCCACGCCCGAGCTCTCGCCGGCGGCCGAGAAGGCCCTCTCCGCCTACGCCTGGCCCGGGAACGTGCGCGAGCTGCGCAACGCCATCGAGCGCGCCCTCATCGTCTCGCCGGGGCAGGTGCTCGAGCCGGAGAGCTTCCCGGAGCGGATCGCCGGGCACGCCGCGCCGGCGCCCGCGCTGGGCGGCGACTTCACCGCCGAGGAGGTCGAGCGGGAGCACGTCCTGCGCGTGCTGGCCCGCGCGCCGTCGCAGGAGGAGGCGGCCCGCATCCTGGGGCTCGACGCCTCCACGCTCTGGCGCAAGCGGAAGAAGTGGGGGCGGTAG
- a CDS encoding HAMP domain-containing sensor histidine kinase translates to MTLRSKLLLAQAPLVVVLLALGLTTLRTTALLGQSSQGILKDNYRSVLAAEEMAAASTELDRTALSTALGGAGEPTERRAEAARRCEAALLVQEGNVTEPGEAEATRALRRHWTELRDAEAALRAAPAPERPGLYLARLQPAATAFGRDVAEVLAINQEGMLRKSERARREADRNNQLVLGATVGALLLGIFATATLTARLLRPLSLLTHSVRRIGEGDLQVRARVEGNDEIAQLAREFNTMADRLGQYRSSSLGELLQAQQAAQAAIDSLPDPVLVLGTDGALVNLNEAASTVLRLAPAAPAGSPLAGLPPPLRAVVDAVRAHVAGGKGPYVPRGYEEAVRVESPEGDRLLLPRATPLYSEEGAVAGATLVLQDVTRLMRFDELKNDLVATVAHEFRTPITSLRMAIHLCVEEVVGPLTEKQADLLHAAREDCERLQTIVDDLLDLSRIQAGRVELHRRPVGAAALLDEAARAMRQAAQAAGLGLTVEAPEPPLTLSADPERVQLILGNLVSNAIRYTPPGGTIALSVAPEDGLARLQVKDTGAGIPREHQERIFEKFFRVPGDRSGGVGLGLYIAREIVQAHGGEMGVESEPGQGSAFWFTLPLAREG, encoded by the coding sequence GTGACCCTGCGCTCCAAGCTCCTCCTGGCGCAGGCGCCGCTCGTGGTGGTGCTGCTCGCGCTCGGGCTCACGACGCTGCGGACGACGGCGCTGCTGGGCCAGAGCTCGCAGGGGATCCTCAAGGACAACTACCGCTCGGTGCTGGCCGCCGAGGAGATGGCGGCGGCCTCGACCGAGCTCGACCGGACGGCCCTCTCGACCGCCCTCGGCGGCGCGGGCGAGCCGACGGAGCGGCGGGCCGAGGCGGCGCGCCGCTGCGAGGCCGCGCTCCTCGTGCAGGAGGGGAACGTCACCGAGCCCGGCGAGGCCGAGGCGACGCGGGCGCTCCGCCGGCACTGGACGGAGCTGCGCGACGCCGAGGCCGCGCTGCGCGCCGCCCCGGCCCCGGAGCGGCCGGGGCTGTACCTGGCGCGGCTGCAGCCCGCCGCCACCGCCTTCGGCCGCGACGTCGCCGAGGTGCTCGCGATCAACCAGGAGGGCATGCTGCGCAAGAGCGAGCGCGCCCGCCGCGAGGCCGACCGGAACAACCAGCTCGTCCTCGGCGCCACCGTGGGGGCGCTGCTCCTCGGGATCTTCGCCACCGCCACCCTGACCGCCCGGCTGCTGCGCCCGCTCTCGCTGCTCACCCACTCGGTCCGGCGCATCGGCGAGGGGGACCTGCAGGTGCGGGCGCGGGTCGAGGGGAACGACGAGATCGCGCAGCTGGCGCGCGAGTTCAACACCATGGCCGACCGGCTCGGGCAGTACCGCTCGAGCTCGCTCGGCGAGCTCCTCCAGGCGCAGCAGGCCGCCCAGGCCGCCATCGACAGCCTGCCCGACCCGGTGCTGGTGCTCGGGACCGACGGCGCCCTGGTGAACCTCAACGAGGCGGCCTCGACGGTGCTGCGCCTCGCGCCGGCCGCGCCCGCGGGCAGCCCCCTCGCCGGGCTCCCCCCGCCGCTGCGGGCGGTGGTGGACGCGGTGCGCGCGCACGTCGCCGGCGGCAAGGGGCCCTACGTGCCGAGGGGCTACGAGGAGGCGGTGCGGGTGGAGTCGCCGGAGGGCGACCGCCTGCTCCTGCCGCGCGCCACGCCGCTCTACTCCGAGGAGGGCGCGGTGGCCGGCGCCACGCTGGTGCTCCAGGACGTCACCCGGCTGATGCGCTTCGACGAGCTCAAGAACGACCTCGTCGCCACCGTGGCCCACGAGTTCCGCACGCCCATCACCTCGCTCCGCATGGCGATCCACCTCTGCGTCGAGGAGGTGGTCGGCCCGCTCACCGAGAAGCAGGCCGACCTGCTCCACGCGGCCCGCGAGGACTGCGAGCGGCTGCAGACCATCGTGGACGACCTGCTGGACCTCTCCCGGATCCAGGCCGGCCGGGTGGAGCTGCACCGGCGCCCGGTGGGCGCGGCCGCCCTGCTCGACGAGGCCGCGCGCGCCATGCGCCAGGCGGCGCAGGCGGCCGGGCTCGGGCTGACGGTGGAGGCCCCCGAGCCGCCGCTGACGCTCTCCGCCGACCCCGAGCGCGTCCAGCTCATCCTCGGCAACCTGGTCTCGAACGCCATCCGCTACACGCCGCCGGGCGGGACCATCGCGCTCTCGGTCGCCCCCGAGGACGGGCTGGCGCGGCTCCAGGTCAAGGACACCGGCGCGGGCATCCCGCGGGAGCACCAGGAGCGCATCTTCGAGAAGTTCTTCCGCGTGCCGGGCGACCGCTCCGGCGGCGTGGGGCTCGGCCTCTACATCGCCCGCGAGATCGTGCAGGCCCACGGCGGCGAGATGGGCGTGGAGAGCGAGCCCGGCCAGGGCTCCGCCTTCTGGTTCACCCTGCCGCTCGCTCGAGAGGGTTGA
- a CDS encoding sensor protein KdpD, which produces MNPPRRKSPQDFLELVERGRRGRLKLYLGFAAGVGKTWRMLEEAHALRRRGVDVVGALVETHGRAETAELIGDLEVVPRRKLEYRGVTVEELDLAAVLARRPQVALVDEIPHTNAPGAKNRKRWQDVLDLLEAGINVIGALNVQHLDSLNDLIARNTGVTVRETVPDAFLEQADQVVNLDLAVEDLLERLKAGKIYPAEKVSWALEHFFREGNLATLRELSLREVAESLDRTAAASREARQQPQRRAGKVMVCMSSDPPRAATLLRRGSRMAGRLATDWYVVYVETPREGPTRIDAEVQRHLLANVEKARELGAEVVRLKASDPVTALLDFARAHGVSDLIAGRSSEARWRQLLGISVLGRLLAGSAGLDLHVISFEDEEPRP; this is translated from the coding sequence ATGAACCCGCCCCGCCGCAAGAGCCCGCAGGACTTCCTCGAGCTGGTCGAGCGCGGCCGGCGCGGGCGGCTGAAGCTGTACCTCGGCTTCGCCGCCGGCGTGGGCAAGACGTGGCGGATGCTGGAGGAGGCCCACGCGCTGCGCCGGAGGGGCGTGGACGTGGTGGGCGCCCTCGTCGAGACCCACGGCCGCGCCGAGACCGCCGAGCTCATCGGCGACCTCGAGGTGGTCCCCCGCCGCAAGCTCGAGTACCGCGGCGTGACCGTGGAGGAGCTCGATCTGGCGGCGGTGCTCGCCCGCCGGCCCCAGGTGGCGCTGGTGGACGAGATCCCGCACACCAACGCGCCGGGCGCCAAGAACCGCAAGCGCTGGCAGGACGTGCTCGACCTCCTCGAGGCGGGGATCAACGTGATCGGCGCGCTCAACGTCCAGCACCTCGACAGCCTGAACGACCTCATCGCGCGCAACACCGGCGTCACCGTGCGCGAGACGGTGCCGGACGCCTTCCTCGAGCAGGCGGACCAGGTGGTGAACCTCGACCTCGCGGTGGAGGACCTCCTCGAGCGGCTCAAGGCCGGCAAGATCTACCCGGCCGAGAAGGTGAGCTGGGCGCTCGAGCACTTCTTCCGCGAGGGGAACCTCGCCACCCTGCGGGAGCTCTCGCTGCGCGAGGTGGCCGAGAGCCTCGACCGGACCGCCGCCGCCTCGCGGGAGGCGCGCCAGCAGCCGCAGCGCCGCGCCGGCAAGGTGATGGTCTGCATGTCGAGCGACCCGCCGCGGGCGGCCACGCTGCTCCGGCGCGGCTCGCGCATGGCGGGGCGGCTCGCCACCGACTGGTACGTGGTCTACGTGGAGACGCCGCGCGAGGGGCCCACGCGCATCGACGCCGAGGTGCAGCGCCACCTGCTCGCCAACGTCGAGAAGGCGCGCGAGCTCGGGGCCGAGGTGGTGCGGCTCAAGGCGTCGGACCCGGTGACGGCGCTGCTCGACTTCGCCCGGGCGCACGGGGTCTCGGACCTCATCGCCGGCCGCTCGAGCGAGGCGCGCTGGCGCCAGCTCCTCGGGATCTCGGTGCTGGGCCGGCTGCTGGCCGGCTCGGCCGGGCTCGACCTGCACGTCATCTCCTTCGAGGACGAGGAGCCGCGGCCGTGA
- a CDS encoding pyridoxal phosphate-dependent aminotransferase — protein MAQHIEGDLGHGGPLAGARDPRREELDRALARARGGARPLLDLADDDPARCGLRWDPEELREVLDAARAEPRWEGLREAQEAVAGYLAGRGAAVSPDRVRFAASPAAALALAVTAARPDPAREEVLCPVPAFALELPEHVRPRPYPLRYDGAWRIDRRALARGITGRTGAVVLGSPAEPTGAVPDREDLALLEDLCRRAEAALVADERRADEALAPGPSVAGLRGCLAFHLGSLAGACGNPGTDIAWIAAAGPEALAEAALARAAAVPGPAPDPVARRAVPALLGRRERFALALRERLSRNRAALATAALREAPWTLLQGGGGRWAVLQIGAAQDEHALCLELLDRGVRVLPGYLFGFAGNGFLAVSLLLDPQRFRAGLEVLEEQLRDGLLG, from the coding sequence ATGGCGCAGCACATCGAGGGAGACCTGGGCCACGGAGGGCCGCTCGCCGGCGCGCGCGATCCGCGTCGGGAGGAGCTCGACCGGGCGCTGGCGCGGGCCCGCGGGGGCGCTCGCCCGCTGCTGGACCTCGCCGACGACGATCCCGCCCGGTGCGGGCTCCGCTGGGACCCGGAGGAGCTGCGCGAGGTGCTCGACGCCGCCCGCGCCGAGCCGCGCTGGGAGGGGCTCCGCGAGGCCCAGGAGGCGGTCGCCGGCTACCTGGCGGGCCGCGGCGCCGCGGTGTCTCCGGACCGGGTGCGCTTCGCCGCCTCTCCGGCGGCGGCGCTGGCGCTCGCGGTCACCGCCGCCCGCCCCGATCCGGCGCGGGAGGAGGTGCTCTGCCCGGTGCCCGCCTTCGCGCTCGAGCTCCCGGAGCACGTCCGCCCCCGCCCGTACCCGCTCCGCTACGACGGCGCCTGGCGCATCGACCGGCGCGCGCTGGCGCGGGGGATCACCGGGCGCACCGGGGCGGTCGTGCTGGGCAGCCCGGCCGAGCCCACCGGCGCCGTGCCGGACCGGGAGGACCTGGCGCTGCTCGAGGACCTGTGCCGGCGCGCCGAGGCCGCGCTGGTCGCCGACGAGCGCCGCGCCGACGAGGCGCTCGCGCCGGGCCCGAGCGTCGCCGGGCTGCGGGGGTGCCTCGCGTTCCACCTCGGCTCGCTCGCCGGCGCGTGCGGGAACCCGGGCACGGACATCGCCTGGATCGCGGCGGCCGGACCGGAGGCGCTCGCGGAGGCGGCGCTGGCGCGCGCCGCCGCGGTCCCCGGTCCGGCCCCCGATCCGGTGGCGCGACGGGCCGTCCCCGCGCTCCTCGGCCGGCGGGAGCGCTTCGCGCTCGCGCTCCGGGAACGGCTCTCGCGCAACCGCGCCGCGCTCGCGACCGCCGCCTTGCGGGAGGCCCCGTGGACCCTGCTGCAGGGCGGGGGCGGCCGCTGGGCGGTGCTGCAGATCGGCGCCGCGCAGGACGAGCACGCCCTGTGCCTGGAGCTGCTCGACCGCGGGGTGAGGGTCCTGCCGGGGTACCTCTTCGGCTTCGCCGGCAACGGGTTCCTGGCGGTGTCGCTGCTGCTCGACCCGCAGCGGTTCCGCGCCGGCCTGGAGGTGCTGGAGGAGCAGCTCCGGGACGGGCTCCTGGGGTGA
- the kdpC gene encoding potassium-transporting ATPase subunit KdpC, whose translation MAITRDASGMGRLAGRALRGEGGGAAGAGDAPAPVATGPGPRRSALRDALAPAVRATIVTLVLTGLAYPLAVTVIARGLFPARSAGSFAADASGKVVGSELLAQPFAQPGYFHPRPSAAGDRGYDAASSGGSNLGPTSKKLREQAAQRAEALTKENPEAAGPVPVELVTASGSGLDPHLSPEAALWQAPRVAAARRVSVERIRALVADLTEGRALGVLGEPRVNVLLLNLELDRRLGPGAAGR comes from the coding sequence ATGGCGATCACCCGGGATGCGAGCGGGATGGGCCGCCTGGCCGGGCGCGCGCTGCGCGGCGAGGGCGGCGGCGCGGCCGGGGCGGGGGACGCGCCGGCCCCCGTGGCGACCGGTCCCGGCCCGCGGCGCTCCGCGCTCCGCGACGCGCTCGCGCCGGCCGTGCGCGCGACGATCGTCACCCTGGTGCTCACGGGGCTGGCCTACCCGCTGGCCGTGACCGTGATCGCGCGGGGGCTCTTCCCGGCCCGGTCCGCCGGCAGCTTCGCCGCCGACGCCAGCGGGAAGGTGGTCGGGTCGGAGCTCCTGGCGCAGCCGTTCGCGCAGCCCGGGTACTTCCACCCGCGCCCGTCGGCCGCCGGCGACCGGGGCTACGACGCCGCCAGCTCCGGCGGCTCGAACCTGGGCCCCACCTCGAAGAAGCTGCGGGAGCAGGCCGCGCAGCGGGCCGAGGCGCTCACGAAGGAGAACCCGGAGGCCGCCGGGCCGGTGCCGGTCGAGCTCGTCACCGCGTCCGGGAGCGGCCTCGATCCCCACCTCTCGCCCGAGGCGGCGCTCTGGCAGGCGCCCCGGGTGGCGGCGGCCCGGCGCGTCTCGGTGGAGCGGATCCGGGCGCTGGTGGCCGACCTGACCGAGGGGCGGGCGCTGGGCGTGCTCGGGGAGCCGCGCGTGAACGTGCTCCTCCTGAACCTGGAATTGGATCGGCGCCTGGGGCCCGGCGCCGCAGGGAGGTAG
- the kdpB gene encoding potassium-transporting ATPase subunit KdpB translates to MASPDARRLALLDPHLLGAAALASLRKLSPRHVAANPVMFVVEVGSVLTTLLWLRDRVLHPAGAAPGWFTLSVSLWLWFTVIFANFAEAVAEGRGKAQADTLRKMRRETVARRLPRSGGAEERVDASALRKGDRVVAEAGDVIPGDGEIVEGIASVDESAITGESAPVIRESGGDRSAVTGGTRVLSDRIVVRITADPGQSFLDRMIALVEGASRQKTPNEIALDILLAGLTLVFLFACVTLVPLGLYSRIQLSTTAVVALLVCLIPTTIGGLLSAIGIAGMDRLLRKNVLAMSGRAVEAAGDVDTLLLDKTGTITLGNRMATALLPMPGVRVEDLADAAQLASLADETPEGRSIVVLAKERYGLRGRPVHEAEHQFIPFSAQTRMSGCDLGARVVRKGAVDAVARHVEALGGRVPAELREAADRIGDSGGTPLAVSDGGKVLGIVHLKDVVKGGIKERFDRFRAMGIRTVMITGDNPRTAAAIAAEAGVDDFLAEATPEAKMKLIKAEQARGKLVAMTGDGTNDAPALAQADVGVAMNTGTQAAKEAGNMVDLDSNPTKLLEVVEVGKQLLMTRGTLTTFSIANDVAKYFAILPALFVATYPELRALDVMHLASPFSAILSAVIFNAIIIVLLIPLALKGVRYRPLGAAAVLRRSLLVYGLGGVVAPFAGIKLIDLALAAAGAV, encoded by the coding sequence ATGGCCTCCCCCGACGCCCGCCGCCTGGCGCTGCTCGACCCGCACCTCCTGGGCGCCGCCGCCCTCGCCAGCCTGCGCAAGCTCTCGCCCCGCCACGTGGCCGCGAACCCGGTGATGTTCGTGGTGGAGGTGGGCAGCGTGCTCACCACGCTGCTCTGGCTGCGCGACCGGGTGCTGCACCCGGCCGGCGCCGCCCCGGGCTGGTTCACGCTCTCGGTCTCGCTCTGGCTCTGGTTCACCGTGATCTTCGCCAACTTCGCCGAGGCGGTGGCGGAGGGGCGGGGAAAGGCGCAGGCCGACACGCTCCGCAAGATGCGGCGCGAGACCGTGGCCCGCCGGCTGCCCAGGAGCGGCGGGGCCGAGGAGCGGGTGGACGCCTCGGCGCTGCGCAAGGGCGACCGGGTGGTGGCCGAGGCCGGCGACGTCATCCCCGGCGACGGCGAGATCGTGGAGGGCATCGCCTCGGTGGACGAGTCGGCCATCACCGGCGAGTCGGCCCCGGTGATCCGCGAGTCGGGCGGCGATCGCTCGGCCGTCACCGGCGGCACGCGGGTGCTCTCCGACCGGATCGTGGTCCGCATCACCGCCGATCCGGGCCAGTCCTTCCTCGACCGGATGATCGCCCTCGTCGAGGGCGCCAGCCGGCAGAAGACCCCCAACGAGATCGCGCTCGACATCCTGCTCGCCGGCCTCACCCTGGTGTTCCTCTTCGCCTGCGTCACCCTGGTGCCGCTGGGGCTCTACTCGCGCATCCAGCTCTCGACGACGGCCGTGGTGGCGCTGCTGGTCTGCCTCATCCCGACCACCATCGGCGGGCTCCTCTCCGCCATCGGCATCGCCGGGATGGACCGGCTGCTGCGCAAGAACGTGCTCGCCATGAGCGGCCGGGCGGTGGAGGCGGCGGGCGACGTGGACACGCTGCTCCTCGACAAGACCGGCACCATCACCCTCGGCAACCGCATGGCGACGGCGCTGCTCCCCATGCCCGGCGTGCGGGTGGAGGACCTGGCCGACGCCGCGCAGCTGGCGAGCCTGGCCGACGAGACGCCCGAGGGGCGCTCCATCGTGGTGCTGGCGAAGGAGCGGTACGGGCTCCGCGGCCGCCCGGTCCACGAGGCCGAGCACCAGTTCATCCCCTTCAGCGCGCAGACCCGGATGAGCGGCTGCGACCTGGGCGCCCGCGTGGTGCGCAAGGGGGCGGTGGACGCGGTCGCCCGCCACGTCGAGGCGCTGGGCGGGAGGGTCCCGGCCGAGCTGCGGGAGGCCGCCGACCGGATCGGCGACTCGGGCGGCACCCCCCTCGCCGTCTCCGACGGCGGCAAGGTGCTCGGGATCGTCCACCTGAAGGACGTGGTGAAGGGCGGGATCAAGGAGCGGTTCGACCGGTTCCGCGCCATGGGGATCCGCACGGTGATGATCACCGGCGACAACCCGCGCACCGCGGCCGCCATCGCCGCCGAGGCCGGCGTGGACGACTTCCTCGCCGAGGCCACCCCCGAGGCCAAGATGAAGCTCATCAAGGCCGAGCAGGCGAGGGGGAAGCTGGTGGCCATGACCGGCGACGGCACCAACGACGCGCCGGCGCTGGCCCAGGCCGACGTCGGGGTCGCCATGAACACCGGCACCCAGGCGGCCAAGGAGGCGGGGAACATGGTGGACCTCGACTCCAACCCCACGAAGCTCCTCGAGGTGGTCGAGGTGGGCAAGCAGCTCCTCATGACCCGCGGCACCCTCACCACCTTCTCGATCGCCAACGACGTGGCCAAGTACTTCGCCATCCTGCCGGCGCTCTTCGTGGCCACCTACCCGGAGCTGCGCGCGCTCGACGTCATGCACCTCGCCTCGCCGTTCAGCGCCATCCTCTCGGCGGTCATCTTCAACGCCATCATCATCGTGCTGCTCATCCCCCTGGCGCTGAAGGGAGTCCGCTACCGGCCGCTGGGGGCGGCCGCGGTGCTGCGGCGCTCGCTCCTGGTCTACGGCCTGGGCGGCGTGGTCGCGCCGTTCGCCGGCATCAAGCTCATCGACCTGGCGCTCGCGGCCGCGGGCGCCGTCTAG
- the kdpA gene encoding potassium-transporting ATPase subunit KdpA, with protein sequence MTANGWLQIALFALVILALTKPLGLYLFRVFEAEEKPAPRLFGPLERGLFRLCGVDPRREQGWVGYAASMVLFSLLGVLVTYVILRAQHLLPLNPQHLPAVPADLAFNTAVSFATNTDWQSYAGETTVSYLTQMAGLAWHNFTSAAVGIGVALAVARGLTRQPGPEGAKTLGNFWVDLVRAILYVLLPISAAVALFLVATGVPQTLAAYREVTTLEGGKQLVALGPVASQEAIKMLGTNGGGFFNANGAHPFENPTPLSNFVEMVLIFAISAGLTWTYGRMARSQRQGWALFGAMAFLFAVGVAVLYRAESGPNPALRGLAVTQTAGNLEGKETRFGIADTALFATATTDASCGAVNAMHDSFTPLGGLVPLVNIQLGEVIFGGVGAGLYGMLVMVLLTVFIAGLMVGRTPEYLGKKVEAREMKLAMLYVLVFPLVVLTLTGWSVVTPLGTGSFANAGPHGLSEALYAFTSGAGNNGSAFAGLNANTRFWNVALGADMLVGRFLMMIPALAIAGSMVGKKAVPASLGTFPTDGWLFSALLVSVIVVVGALTFFPALSLGPVLEHFLAAGGKVL encoded by the coding sequence GTGACCGCCAACGGCTGGCTGCAGATCGCCCTGTTCGCGCTCGTGATCCTGGCGCTCACGAAGCCGCTCGGGCTCTACCTGTTCCGGGTCTTCGAGGCCGAGGAGAAGCCGGCGCCGCGCCTCTTCGGCCCGCTCGAGCGCGGCCTGTTCCGGCTCTGCGGCGTCGATCCCCGGCGGGAGCAGGGCTGGGTGGGCTACGCGGCGTCGATGGTGCTGTTCAGCCTGCTCGGCGTGCTGGTCACCTACGTCATCCTGCGCGCGCAGCACCTCCTGCCGCTCAACCCGCAGCACCTCCCGGCGGTGCCGGCCGACCTGGCGTTCAACACGGCCGTGAGCTTCGCGACCAACACCGACTGGCAGTCCTACGCGGGCGAGACGACCGTGTCGTACCTCACCCAGATGGCCGGGCTCGCCTGGCACAACTTCACCTCCGCCGCGGTGGGCATCGGGGTGGCGCTCGCGGTCGCGCGCGGCCTCACCCGCCAGCCGGGGCCCGAAGGCGCGAAGACCCTCGGCAACTTCTGGGTCGATCTCGTCCGGGCCATCCTCTACGTCCTCCTGCCCATCAGCGCGGCGGTGGCGCTCTTCCTCGTCGCGACGGGCGTGCCACAGACGCTCGCCGCGTACCGCGAGGTCACCACGCTGGAGGGCGGGAAGCAGCTCGTCGCGCTCGGGCCGGTCGCCTCGCAGGAGGCGATCAAGATGCTCGGCACCAACGGCGGCGGCTTCTTCAACGCCAACGGCGCCCACCCCTTCGAGAACCCGACGCCGCTCTCGAACTTCGTGGAGATGGTGCTCATCTTCGCCATCTCCGCCGGGCTGACCTGGACCTACGGCCGCATGGCCCGGAGCCAGCGGCAGGGCTGGGCGCTGTTCGGCGCCATGGCCTTCCTCTTCGCGGTGGGGGTCGCGGTCCTCTACCGGGCCGAGTCCGGCCCGAACCCGGCGCTGCGCGGGCTGGCGGTGACGCAGACCGCCGGCAACCTGGAGGGCAAGGAGACCCGCTTCGGCATCGCCGACACCGCCCTCTTCGCCACCGCCACCACCGACGCCTCCTGCGGCGCGGTGAACGCCATGCACGACAGCTTCACCCCGCTCGGCGGCCTGGTGCCGCTCGTGAACATCCAGCTCGGCGAGGTGATCTTCGGCGGCGTCGGCGCCGGGCTCTACGGGATGCTGGTGATGGTGCTGCTCACGGTGTTCATCGCCGGCCTGATGGTCGGGCGGACGCCGGAGTACCTCGGGAAGAAGGTCGAGGCGCGGGAGATGAAGCTCGCCATGCTCTACGTCCTCGTCTTCCCCCTCGTCGTGCTCACCCTGACCGGCTGGTCGGTGGTGACGCCCCTCGGCACGGGCTCCTTCGCCAACGCGGGCCCCCACGGGCTCTCCGAGGCGCTCTACGCCTTCACCAGCGGCGCCGGGAACAACGGCTCCGCCTTCGCGGGCCTGAACGCCAACACCCGCTTCTGGAACGTCGCCCTCGGCGCCGACATGCTCGTCGGCCGCTTCCTGATGATGATCCCGGCGCTCGCCATCGCCGGCTCCATGGTGGGGAAGAAGGCGGTGCCGGCCAGCCTCGGCACCTTCCCCACCGACGGGTGGCTCTTCAGCGCGCTCCTGGTCTCGGTCATCGTCGTCGTCGGCGCGCTGACGTTCTTCCCGGCCCTCTCGCTCGGCCCGGTCCTGGAGCACTTCCTCGCGGCCGGCGGAAAGGTGCTCTAG
- the kdpF gene encoding K(+)-transporting ATPase subunit F produces the protein MSFEYAVGMILSALLGGYLLYALLRPERF, from the coding sequence ATGAGCTTCGAGTACGCGGTCGGAATGATCCTCTCCGCCCTCCTCGGCGGCTACCTCCTGTACGCGCTGCTCCGCCCGGAGCGGTTCTAG